One Pomacea canaliculata isolate SZHN2017 linkage group LG9, ASM307304v1, whole genome shotgun sequence DNA segment encodes these proteins:
- the LOC112571958 gene encoding cilia- and flagella-associated protein 54-like isoform X3, producing the protein MATLFKSKAAASLNKGHPTTFYSSDKPNPVLQALDQERNKFMSYMRKRNNPDYEVPDGEPWSRPADILFELWNKYEPRLPKPHCKEKMLEMGDFLASIGEYKLALWQCYERCLQHYGPVSVEEICNVDLFQSIFFPGGFEAEDACFTFRALLGKSISMYQVVRLSDPKLQSKQSVDHCVHILHFLRLVMQVLLPRESLCWLLFNGTVHIYNISRHLMSLGHSTKVLEYFLWAAMCMETSVPLMTVKYLSWRATLYTAVCQCYYDCKAGQQAEVFARRALSKLNELSQLESLSNSVETPQREYAFRQATVRMAVMIFKRSVFETRRKPKGLLRPKTRSNLKDAVNMPWPRTPTEKMLVDMFEGGSAQFLAILESLSDSNRRILLSSPPTQDNEPEILDVFVELFIAAQEILAGGGGNKATGNKTQMQLGAPPLSAVVLHHSLIDMATRGEDGVPLEAAIRLVKLAYNYELWDTFDALLDPLLEQIKEKNDTELTWEEKSLELLQAMIQLTGSRRLNKRSGNLTNIEDSEEVVEVTSTSAHAFTPFTGANQSGIGQDDLTYLADVLISIVKGPFQQENIEIDMVVDATLYLWSKSKSVFQKFQTGSVDNPRYLHKIDNLQKWMKLLDSVHQALGWTGISSVDPCLTAEVALRLAMVYESFAILETSEDLKKESKTTVSDADNVEGGGEGVGGPSSLLSPSAKQAMVQYLCQARDILALGLENVNNARQAVSLNDGRSIADVSWIKELFPKVFQSDPSQEEEYGSDHPDELASLNSCTQVHSSTKGAAANVLNTVKDLHLEMIMTYHRITIRLAAFTPQVESNKAQSQRKSNLSKVTSKNKDQGRCVETFEDLVARCRCNKLSKALLYMQRASMLGCDNVPSDQQKTLLDNAKKLIQKAQVEEQKTYKENTGIDDRSPVECSVPPPPILLCRTNRTMVFCPAPFQPVSGQKVAWYRLFGRNAAGSNIKARMNDNFLPGTGDEVTSCGGICELKVSGLTPDECYVFAVAAYAADGTLIGDSIGATTAPILASHPLAYSHNLGLPVSDLLSGRVLLCCSTRPVKSCGIIF; encoded by the exons ATGGCAACATTATTTAAAAGCAAAGCGGCGGCATCTTTAAACAAAGGTCATCCGACTACTTTCTACAGTAGTGACAAACCGAATCCTGTGCTACAAGCCCTAGACCAGGAGAGAAATAAGTTTATGTCGTACATGAGAAAGCGTAACAACCCAGATTATGAGGTACCAGATGGAGAACCATGGTCCAGACC AGCAGATATTCTGTTTGAATTGTGGAACAAGTATGAGCCAAGACTGCCAAAACCACACTGTAAGGAGAAGATGCTTGAAATGGGAGATTTCCTTGCGTCTATTGGC GAATACAAACTTGCCCTGTGGCAATGCTATGAGCGATGTCTTCAGCACTATGGACCAGTCAGTGTGGAGGAGATTTGCAATGTGGATCTTTTTCAGAGCATTTTCTTCCCTGGCGGCTTTGAGGCTGAAGATGCTTGCTTTACT TTTCGGGCTCTCCTGGGAAAGAGTATTAGCATGTACCAAGTGGTACGGCTCAGTGATCCCAAACTGCAAAGCAAGCAATCCGTGGACCATTGTGTTCATATTCTGCACTTTCTTCGACTGGTTATGCAAGTGCTACTTCCACGTGAATCTCTGTGCTGGCTGCTGTTCAATG GCACTGTTCATATTTACAACATATCCAGACATCTGATGTCTTTAGGACATTCAACAAAA GTGCTTGAGTACTTTCTATGGGCAGCAATGTGTATGGAGACATCAGTTCCACTCATGACTGTAAAATATCTGTCTTGGCGAGCCACACTATACACAGCTGTATGCCAGTGTTACTATGACTGCAAAGCTGGACAGCAAGCAGAG GTCTTTGCCAGGCGTGCGCTTTCCAAATTAAATGAGCTGAGTCAGCTTGAAAGCCTCAGCAATTCTGTTGAAACACCTCAAAGAGAGTATGCTTTTCGCCAAGCAACTGTGCGG ATGGCTGTGATGATATTCAAACGGTCTGTGTTTGAAACAAGAAGGAAACCCAAAGGACTCCTGAGACCCAAAACAAGATCAAACTTGAAAGATGCTGTAAAT ATGCCTTGGCCTCGTACGCCCACAGAAAAAATGCTGGTTGATATGTTTGAGGGAGGGTCAGCCCAGTTCTTGGCAATCCTTGAGTCTCTCAGTGATAGCAACCGCCGCATTCTTTTATCATCTCCTCCTACCCAGGACAATGAACCTGAGATTCTGGATGTCTTTGTGGAACTCTTCATCGCAGCTCAAGAGATCTTGGCAG GAGGGGGAGGTAACAAAGCCActggaaacaaaacacagaTGCAGCTAGGAGCTCCTCCATTATCAGCAGTGGTactccatcactcactcattGACATGGCAACCCGAG GAGAAGATGGGGTACCACTGGAGGCTGCCATTCGCCTTGTCAAACTGGCATACAACTATGAGTTGTGGGACACCTTTGATGCACTGTTGGACCCTCTTCTGGAACAAATTAAG GAGAAGAATGACACAGAACTCACATGGGAAGAAAAGTCTCTTGAATTATTGCAAGCCATGATTCAACTGACTGGTAGCCGCCGCCTTAACAAGCGCTCTGGAAATCTCACCAATATTGAAGATTCAGAGGAAGTGGTTGAAGTTACCAGCACATCTGCCCACGCATTCACACCTTTCACTG GAGCAAATCAATCTGGGATTGGTCAAGATGACCTGACTTACTTAGCAGATGTCCTGATCTCTATTGTCAAAGGGCCTTTCCAG CAAGAGAATATTGAAATTGATATGGTGGTGGATGCTACCCTATACTTGTGGTCCAAAAGCAAAAGTGTCTTCCAGAAGTTTCAGACAGGTTCTGTTGACAATCCTCGCTACCTGCACAAGATAGACAATCTACAAAAA TGGATGAAGCTCCTGGACTCAGTGCACCAGGCTTTAGGGTGGACCGGCATCAGCAGCGTTGACCCATGCCTGACTGCAGAAGTAGCTCTACGGCTTGCCATGGTGTATGAGAGTTTTGCAATCTTGGAAACCTCAGAAG acttaaagaAGGAGTCAAAGACAACAGTGAGTGATGCTGACAATGtagaagggggaggggagggggtgGGTGGCCCCTCCAGCCTGCTGTCTCCCAGTGCCAAGCAAGCGATGGTGCAGTATCTTTGTCAGGCTCGTGACATCTTGGCACTTGGCCTGGAGAATGTCAACAATGCCCGCCAGGCTGTGTCCCTTAACGATGGCAGATCCATAGCAGATGTCAGCTGGATCAAG GAACTTTTTCCAAAAGTGTTCCAGTCAGATCCATCACAGGAAGAAGAATATGGTAGTGATCATCCAGATGAGCTAGCCTCCCTCAACTCTTGCACCCAGGTACATAGCAGCACAAAGGGTGCTGCAGCAAACGTTCTGAACACTGTCAAGGATCTGCATTTGGAAATGATCATGACATACCATCGTATTACCATCAGGCTTGCTGCTTTCACACCTCAGG TGGAATCAAATAAAGCACAAAGTCAGAGGAAATCCAATTTATCAAAG GTCACCAGCAAGAACAAGGATCAGGGCCGGTGTGTAGAGACTTTTGAAGATCTTGTGGCAAGATGCAGGTGTAACAAGTTGTCGAAGGCTTTGCTCTACATGCAGAGAGCTTCAATGCTTGGTTGTGATAATGTTCCCTCTGACCAACAGAAGACTCTTCTAGAT AATGCAAAGAAGCTTATCCAGAAGGCACAGGTTGAGGAACAGAAGACTTACAAGGAGAATACTGGAATAGATGACAGGTCACCTGTGGAATGTAGTGtgcctcctcctcccatcctcctGTGTCGTACCAACCGCACAATGGTCTTCTGCCCAGCTCCCTTCCAACCAGTCTCTGGACAGAAG GTGGCATGGTACAGACTGTTTGGACGAAATGCAGCAGGAAGCAATATTAAAGCTAGAATGAATGACAACTTCCTGCCTGGTACTGGTGATGAG GTCACAAGCTGTGGTGGCATCTGTGAGCTGAAAGTGTCAGGGCTGACACCAGATGAATGCTATGTTTTTGCTGTGGCTGCCTATGCAGCAGATGGTACCTTGATTGGAGATAGCATTGGGGCAACTACAGCACCAATCTTGGCATCTCATCCACTTGCCTATTCTCATAACCTGGGCCTACCTGTGTCag ATTTGCTATCAGGTAGGGTACTACTCTGCTGCTCAACAAGGCCTGTGAAGTCTTGTGGAATCATTTTCTAG
- the LOC112571958 gene encoding cilia- and flagella-associated protein 54-like isoform X1, with protein sequence MATLFKSKAAASLNKGHPTTFYSSDKPNPVLQALDQERNKFMSYMRKRNNPDYEVPDGEPWSRPADILFELWNKYEPRLPKPHCKEKMLEMGDFLASIGEYKLALWQCYERCLQHYGPVSVEEICNVDLFQSIFFPGGFEAEDACFTFRALLGKSISMYQVVRLSDPKLQSKQSVDHCVHILHFLRLVMQVLLPRESLCWLLFNGTVHIYNISRHLMSLGHSTKVLEYFLWAAMCMETSVPLMTVKYLSWRATLYTAVCQCYYDCKAGQQAEVFARRALSKLNELSQLESLSNSVETPQREYAFRQATVRMAVMIFKRSVFETRRKPKGLLRPKTRSNLKDAVNESENNVKKGGKKEKGETQDDKQLPITDMPWPRTPTEKMLVDMFEGGSAQFLAILESLSDSNRRILLSSPPTQDNEPEILDVFVELFIAAQEILAGGGGNKATGNKTQMQLGAPPLSAVVLHHSLIDMATRGEDGVPLEAAIRLVKLAYNYELWDTFDALLDPLLEQIKEKNDTELTWEEKSLELLQAMIQLTGSRRLNKRSGNLTNIEDSEEVVEVTSTSAHAFTPFTGANQSGIGQDDLTYLADVLISIVKGPFQQENIEIDMVVDATLYLWSKSKSVFQKFQTGSVDNPRYLHKIDNLQKWMKLLDSVHQALGWTGISSVDPCLTAEVALRLAMVYESFAILETSEDLKKESKTTVSDADNVEGGGEGVGGPSSLLSPSAKQAMVQYLCQARDILALGLENVNNARQAVSLNDGRSIADVSWIKELFPKVFQSDPSQEEEYGSDHPDELASLNSCTQVHSSTKGAAANVLNTVKDLHLEMIMTYHRITIRLAAFTPQVESNKAQSQRKSNLSKVTSKNKDQGRCVETFEDLVARCRCNKLSKALLYMQRASMLGCDNVPSDQQKTLLDNAKKLIQKAQVEEQKTYKENTGIDDRSPVECSVPPPPILLCRTNRTMVFCPAPFQPVSGQKVAWYRLFGRNAAGSNIKARMNDNFLPGTGDEVTSCGGICELKVSGLTPDECYVFAVAAYAADGTLIGDSIGATTAPILASHPLAYSHNLGLPVSDLLSGRVLLCCSTRPVKSCGIIF encoded by the exons ATGGCAACATTATTTAAAAGCAAAGCGGCGGCATCTTTAAACAAAGGTCATCCGACTACTTTCTACAGTAGTGACAAACCGAATCCTGTGCTACAAGCCCTAGACCAGGAGAGAAATAAGTTTATGTCGTACATGAGAAAGCGTAACAACCCAGATTATGAGGTACCAGATGGAGAACCATGGTCCAGACC AGCAGATATTCTGTTTGAATTGTGGAACAAGTATGAGCCAAGACTGCCAAAACCACACTGTAAGGAGAAGATGCTTGAAATGGGAGATTTCCTTGCGTCTATTGGC GAATACAAACTTGCCCTGTGGCAATGCTATGAGCGATGTCTTCAGCACTATGGACCAGTCAGTGTGGAGGAGATTTGCAATGTGGATCTTTTTCAGAGCATTTTCTTCCCTGGCGGCTTTGAGGCTGAAGATGCTTGCTTTACT TTTCGGGCTCTCCTGGGAAAGAGTATTAGCATGTACCAAGTGGTACGGCTCAGTGATCCCAAACTGCAAAGCAAGCAATCCGTGGACCATTGTGTTCATATTCTGCACTTTCTTCGACTGGTTATGCAAGTGCTACTTCCACGTGAATCTCTGTGCTGGCTGCTGTTCAATG GCACTGTTCATATTTACAACATATCCAGACATCTGATGTCTTTAGGACATTCAACAAAA GTGCTTGAGTACTTTCTATGGGCAGCAATGTGTATGGAGACATCAGTTCCACTCATGACTGTAAAATATCTGTCTTGGCGAGCCACACTATACACAGCTGTATGCCAGTGTTACTATGACTGCAAAGCTGGACAGCAAGCAGAG GTCTTTGCCAGGCGTGCGCTTTCCAAATTAAATGAGCTGAGTCAGCTTGAAAGCCTCAGCAATTCTGTTGAAACACCTCAAAGAGAGTATGCTTTTCGCCAAGCAACTGTGCGG ATGGCTGTGATGATATTCAAACGGTCTGTGTTTGAAACAAGAAGGAAACCCAAAGGACTCCTGAGACCCAAAACAAGATCAAACTTGAAAGATGCTGTAAAT GAGtcagaaaataatgtgaaaaagggtggtaagaaagaaaag GGAGAAACACAGGATGACAAACAACTGCCTATTACAGAT ATGCCTTGGCCTCGTACGCCCACAGAAAAAATGCTGGTTGATATGTTTGAGGGAGGGTCAGCCCAGTTCTTGGCAATCCTTGAGTCTCTCAGTGATAGCAACCGCCGCATTCTTTTATCATCTCCTCCTACCCAGGACAATGAACCTGAGATTCTGGATGTCTTTGTGGAACTCTTCATCGCAGCTCAAGAGATCTTGGCAG GAGGGGGAGGTAACAAAGCCActggaaacaaaacacagaTGCAGCTAGGAGCTCCTCCATTATCAGCAGTGGTactccatcactcactcattGACATGGCAACCCGAG GAGAAGATGGGGTACCACTGGAGGCTGCCATTCGCCTTGTCAAACTGGCATACAACTATGAGTTGTGGGACACCTTTGATGCACTGTTGGACCCTCTTCTGGAACAAATTAAG GAGAAGAATGACACAGAACTCACATGGGAAGAAAAGTCTCTTGAATTATTGCAAGCCATGATTCAACTGACTGGTAGCCGCCGCCTTAACAAGCGCTCTGGAAATCTCACCAATATTGAAGATTCAGAGGAAGTGGTTGAAGTTACCAGCACATCTGCCCACGCATTCACACCTTTCACTG GAGCAAATCAATCTGGGATTGGTCAAGATGACCTGACTTACTTAGCAGATGTCCTGATCTCTATTGTCAAAGGGCCTTTCCAG CAAGAGAATATTGAAATTGATATGGTGGTGGATGCTACCCTATACTTGTGGTCCAAAAGCAAAAGTGTCTTCCAGAAGTTTCAGACAGGTTCTGTTGACAATCCTCGCTACCTGCACAAGATAGACAATCTACAAAAA TGGATGAAGCTCCTGGACTCAGTGCACCAGGCTTTAGGGTGGACCGGCATCAGCAGCGTTGACCCATGCCTGACTGCAGAAGTAGCTCTACGGCTTGCCATGGTGTATGAGAGTTTTGCAATCTTGGAAACCTCAGAAG acttaaagaAGGAGTCAAAGACAACAGTGAGTGATGCTGACAATGtagaagggggaggggagggggtgGGTGGCCCCTCCAGCCTGCTGTCTCCCAGTGCCAAGCAAGCGATGGTGCAGTATCTTTGTCAGGCTCGTGACATCTTGGCACTTGGCCTGGAGAATGTCAACAATGCCCGCCAGGCTGTGTCCCTTAACGATGGCAGATCCATAGCAGATGTCAGCTGGATCAAG GAACTTTTTCCAAAAGTGTTCCAGTCAGATCCATCACAGGAAGAAGAATATGGTAGTGATCATCCAGATGAGCTAGCCTCCCTCAACTCTTGCACCCAGGTACATAGCAGCACAAAGGGTGCTGCAGCAAACGTTCTGAACACTGTCAAGGATCTGCATTTGGAAATGATCATGACATACCATCGTATTACCATCAGGCTTGCTGCTTTCACACCTCAGG TGGAATCAAATAAAGCACAAAGTCAGAGGAAATCCAATTTATCAAAG GTCACCAGCAAGAACAAGGATCAGGGCCGGTGTGTAGAGACTTTTGAAGATCTTGTGGCAAGATGCAGGTGTAACAAGTTGTCGAAGGCTTTGCTCTACATGCAGAGAGCTTCAATGCTTGGTTGTGATAATGTTCCCTCTGACCAACAGAAGACTCTTCTAGAT AATGCAAAGAAGCTTATCCAGAAGGCACAGGTTGAGGAACAGAAGACTTACAAGGAGAATACTGGAATAGATGACAGGTCACCTGTGGAATGTAGTGtgcctcctcctcccatcctcctGTGTCGTACCAACCGCACAATGGTCTTCTGCCCAGCTCCCTTCCAACCAGTCTCTGGACAGAAG GTGGCATGGTACAGACTGTTTGGACGAAATGCAGCAGGAAGCAATATTAAAGCTAGAATGAATGACAACTTCCTGCCTGGTACTGGTGATGAG GTCACAAGCTGTGGTGGCATCTGTGAGCTGAAAGTGTCAGGGCTGACACCAGATGAATGCTATGTTTTTGCTGTGGCTGCCTATGCAGCAGATGGTACCTTGATTGGAGATAGCATTGGGGCAACTACAGCACCAATCTTGGCATCTCATCCACTTGCCTATTCTCATAACCTGGGCCTACCTGTGTCag ATTTGCTATCAGGTAGGGTACTACTCTGCTGCTCAACAAGGCCTGTGAAGTCTTGTGGAATCATTTTCTAG
- the LOC112571958 gene encoding cilia- and flagella-associated protein 54-like isoform X2: MATLFKSKAAASLNKGHPTTFYSSDKPNPVLQALDQERNKFMSYMRKRNNPDYEVPDGEPWSRPADILFELWNKYEPRLPKPHCKEKMLEMGDFLASIGEYKLALWQCYERCLQHYGPVSVEEICNVDLFQSIFFPGGFEAEDACFTFRALLGKSISMYQVVRLSDPKLQSKQSVDHCVHILHFLRLVMQVLLPRESLCWLLFNGTVHIYNISRHLMSLGHSTKVLEYFLWAAMCMETSVPLMTVKYLSWRATLYTAVCQCYYDCKAGQQAEVFARRALSKLNELSQLESLSNSVETPQREYAFRQATVRMAVMIFKRSVFETRRKPKGLLRPKTRSNLKDAVNESENNVKKGGKKEKMPWPRTPTEKMLVDMFEGGSAQFLAILESLSDSNRRILLSSPPTQDNEPEILDVFVELFIAAQEILAGGGGNKATGNKTQMQLGAPPLSAVVLHHSLIDMATRGEDGVPLEAAIRLVKLAYNYELWDTFDALLDPLLEQIKEKNDTELTWEEKSLELLQAMIQLTGSRRLNKRSGNLTNIEDSEEVVEVTSTSAHAFTPFTGANQSGIGQDDLTYLADVLISIVKGPFQQENIEIDMVVDATLYLWSKSKSVFQKFQTGSVDNPRYLHKIDNLQKWMKLLDSVHQALGWTGISSVDPCLTAEVALRLAMVYESFAILETSEDLKKESKTTVSDADNVEGGGEGVGGPSSLLSPSAKQAMVQYLCQARDILALGLENVNNARQAVSLNDGRSIADVSWIKELFPKVFQSDPSQEEEYGSDHPDELASLNSCTQVHSSTKGAAANVLNTVKDLHLEMIMTYHRITIRLAAFTPQVESNKAQSQRKSNLSKVTSKNKDQGRCVETFEDLVARCRCNKLSKALLYMQRASMLGCDNVPSDQQKTLLDNAKKLIQKAQVEEQKTYKENTGIDDRSPVECSVPPPPILLCRTNRTMVFCPAPFQPVSGQKVAWYRLFGRNAAGSNIKARMNDNFLPGTGDEVTSCGGICELKVSGLTPDECYVFAVAAYAADGTLIGDSIGATTAPILASHPLAYSHNLGLPVSDLLSGRVLLCCSTRPVKSCGIIF, from the exons ATGGCAACATTATTTAAAAGCAAAGCGGCGGCATCTTTAAACAAAGGTCATCCGACTACTTTCTACAGTAGTGACAAACCGAATCCTGTGCTACAAGCCCTAGACCAGGAGAGAAATAAGTTTATGTCGTACATGAGAAAGCGTAACAACCCAGATTATGAGGTACCAGATGGAGAACCATGGTCCAGACC AGCAGATATTCTGTTTGAATTGTGGAACAAGTATGAGCCAAGACTGCCAAAACCACACTGTAAGGAGAAGATGCTTGAAATGGGAGATTTCCTTGCGTCTATTGGC GAATACAAACTTGCCCTGTGGCAATGCTATGAGCGATGTCTTCAGCACTATGGACCAGTCAGTGTGGAGGAGATTTGCAATGTGGATCTTTTTCAGAGCATTTTCTTCCCTGGCGGCTTTGAGGCTGAAGATGCTTGCTTTACT TTTCGGGCTCTCCTGGGAAAGAGTATTAGCATGTACCAAGTGGTACGGCTCAGTGATCCCAAACTGCAAAGCAAGCAATCCGTGGACCATTGTGTTCATATTCTGCACTTTCTTCGACTGGTTATGCAAGTGCTACTTCCACGTGAATCTCTGTGCTGGCTGCTGTTCAATG GCACTGTTCATATTTACAACATATCCAGACATCTGATGTCTTTAGGACATTCAACAAAA GTGCTTGAGTACTTTCTATGGGCAGCAATGTGTATGGAGACATCAGTTCCACTCATGACTGTAAAATATCTGTCTTGGCGAGCCACACTATACACAGCTGTATGCCAGTGTTACTATGACTGCAAAGCTGGACAGCAAGCAGAG GTCTTTGCCAGGCGTGCGCTTTCCAAATTAAATGAGCTGAGTCAGCTTGAAAGCCTCAGCAATTCTGTTGAAACACCTCAAAGAGAGTATGCTTTTCGCCAAGCAACTGTGCGG ATGGCTGTGATGATATTCAAACGGTCTGTGTTTGAAACAAGAAGGAAACCCAAAGGACTCCTGAGACCCAAAACAAGATCAAACTTGAAAGATGCTGTAAAT GAGtcagaaaataatgtgaaaaagggtggtaagaaagaaaag ATGCCTTGGCCTCGTACGCCCACAGAAAAAATGCTGGTTGATATGTTTGAGGGAGGGTCAGCCCAGTTCTTGGCAATCCTTGAGTCTCTCAGTGATAGCAACCGCCGCATTCTTTTATCATCTCCTCCTACCCAGGACAATGAACCTGAGATTCTGGATGTCTTTGTGGAACTCTTCATCGCAGCTCAAGAGATCTTGGCAG GAGGGGGAGGTAACAAAGCCActggaaacaaaacacagaTGCAGCTAGGAGCTCCTCCATTATCAGCAGTGGTactccatcactcactcattGACATGGCAACCCGAG GAGAAGATGGGGTACCACTGGAGGCTGCCATTCGCCTTGTCAAACTGGCATACAACTATGAGTTGTGGGACACCTTTGATGCACTGTTGGACCCTCTTCTGGAACAAATTAAG GAGAAGAATGACACAGAACTCACATGGGAAGAAAAGTCTCTTGAATTATTGCAAGCCATGATTCAACTGACTGGTAGCCGCCGCCTTAACAAGCGCTCTGGAAATCTCACCAATATTGAAGATTCAGAGGAAGTGGTTGAAGTTACCAGCACATCTGCCCACGCATTCACACCTTTCACTG GAGCAAATCAATCTGGGATTGGTCAAGATGACCTGACTTACTTAGCAGATGTCCTGATCTCTATTGTCAAAGGGCCTTTCCAG CAAGAGAATATTGAAATTGATATGGTGGTGGATGCTACCCTATACTTGTGGTCCAAAAGCAAAAGTGTCTTCCAGAAGTTTCAGACAGGTTCTGTTGACAATCCTCGCTACCTGCACAAGATAGACAATCTACAAAAA TGGATGAAGCTCCTGGACTCAGTGCACCAGGCTTTAGGGTGGACCGGCATCAGCAGCGTTGACCCATGCCTGACTGCAGAAGTAGCTCTACGGCTTGCCATGGTGTATGAGAGTTTTGCAATCTTGGAAACCTCAGAAG acttaaagaAGGAGTCAAAGACAACAGTGAGTGATGCTGACAATGtagaagggggaggggagggggtgGGTGGCCCCTCCAGCCTGCTGTCTCCCAGTGCCAAGCAAGCGATGGTGCAGTATCTTTGTCAGGCTCGTGACATCTTGGCACTTGGCCTGGAGAATGTCAACAATGCCCGCCAGGCTGTGTCCCTTAACGATGGCAGATCCATAGCAGATGTCAGCTGGATCAAG GAACTTTTTCCAAAAGTGTTCCAGTCAGATCCATCACAGGAAGAAGAATATGGTAGTGATCATCCAGATGAGCTAGCCTCCCTCAACTCTTGCACCCAGGTACATAGCAGCACAAAGGGTGCTGCAGCAAACGTTCTGAACACTGTCAAGGATCTGCATTTGGAAATGATCATGACATACCATCGTATTACCATCAGGCTTGCTGCTTTCACACCTCAGG TGGAATCAAATAAAGCACAAAGTCAGAGGAAATCCAATTTATCAAAG GTCACCAGCAAGAACAAGGATCAGGGCCGGTGTGTAGAGACTTTTGAAGATCTTGTGGCAAGATGCAGGTGTAACAAGTTGTCGAAGGCTTTGCTCTACATGCAGAGAGCTTCAATGCTTGGTTGTGATAATGTTCCCTCTGACCAACAGAAGACTCTTCTAGAT AATGCAAAGAAGCTTATCCAGAAGGCACAGGTTGAGGAACAGAAGACTTACAAGGAGAATACTGGAATAGATGACAGGTCACCTGTGGAATGTAGTGtgcctcctcctcccatcctcctGTGTCGTACCAACCGCACAATGGTCTTCTGCCCAGCTCCCTTCCAACCAGTCTCTGGACAGAAG GTGGCATGGTACAGACTGTTTGGACGAAATGCAGCAGGAAGCAATATTAAAGCTAGAATGAATGACAACTTCCTGCCTGGTACTGGTGATGAG GTCACAAGCTGTGGTGGCATCTGTGAGCTGAAAGTGTCAGGGCTGACACCAGATGAATGCTATGTTTTTGCTGTGGCTGCCTATGCAGCAGATGGTACCTTGATTGGAGATAGCATTGGGGCAACTACAGCACCAATCTTGGCATCTCATCCACTTGCCTATTCTCATAACCTGGGCCTACCTGTGTCag ATTTGCTATCAGGTAGGGTACTACTCTGCTGCTCAACAAGGCCTGTGAAGTCTTGTGGAATCATTTTCTAG